The following proteins are encoded in a genomic region of Drosophila bipectinata strain 14024-0381.07 chromosome XL, DbipHiC1v2, whole genome shotgun sequence:
- the Unc-76 gene encoding fasciculation and elongation protein zeta-2, producing MRDLGTKMAELKFEAPLAKFEETDEWGGCDYISNQNALNDTLNLNLKDAAAAAGKSQDAAGKLRLLEDAVRDAHVSKNGGVDGNIGGGSISPNCNTMQGALDLGLSDVGLVPGEDAGAMDKRCGVGDHVDNFTETFGGSLEDLVNTFDEKITKCFGNYEENVEELAPVQVRSQEEIMNECQMWWTITGNFGNILPIDWSKSYTRQMHMPTLNLGQNPTKQQQNSRNQQQQNQLHHQSTHSSNGFGPGSGSGSEAQTPGGDDFNDLASEDEAVANDLDMHALILNGLNGDLDDQPIKTVEEVIKEIDDIMDEAESPLDEPETCESEVIEKAREVLGAPLYAEKLQYLTTTQLNELYMEMEVLIQELSETLINELALRDELEFEKELKNSFISLLLAVQNKRRQYHVEKKRGKFQGPEPKYLTTVIPYHLENGTPNNQSLQVLIKILKAINEDSPTVPALLTDYILKVLCPT from the exons ATGCGTGACCTCGGCACCAAAATGGCCGAGCTAAAATTCGAGGCTCCATTAGCAAAGTTCGAGGAGACGGACGAGTGGGGCGGCTGCGATTACATTTCCAATCAGAACGCTCTCAACGACACCCTCAACCTGAATCTTAAGGATGCCGCAGCGGCTGCGGGCAAGTCTCAGGATGCCGCCGGTAAGCTACGGCTTCTGGAGGACGCCGTCCGTGATGCCCATGTGAGCAAGAATGGGGGTGTTGATGGCAACATTGGCGGCGGCAGCATCAGTCCCAATTGCAACACCATGCAGGGTGCCTTGGATTTGGGTCTGTCCGATGTGGGTCTCGTTCCTGGCGAGGATGCCGGCGCCATGGATAAACGCTGCGGCGTTGGAGATCATGTGGACAACTTTACAGAGACCTTTGGCGGCAGTCTGGAGGATCTGGTGAATACATTCGATGAGAAGATAACCAAATGCTTTGGCAACTACGAGGAGAATGTGGAGGAACTGGCTCCGGTGCAGGTTCGCAGCCAGGAGGAGATTATGAATGAATGCCA AATGTGGTGGACCATCACTGGCAACTTTGGCAATATACTGCCCATTGACTGGTCCAAATCGTACACCCGTCAGATGCACATGCCCACTCTGAATCTCGGCCAGAATCCCACAAAACAGCAACAGAACTCACGcaaccaacagcagcagaatCAGTTGCATCACCAGAGCACACACAGCAGCAATGGCTTTGGACCGGGATCTGGATCGGGATCGGAGGCACAGACCCCTGGTGGCGATGACTTCAACGATCTGGCCAGCGAGGATGAGGCGGTGGCCAATGATCTGGACATGCATGCCCTAATACTGAACGGTTTGAATGGAGATCTGGATGATCAGCCCATCAAGACCGTGGAGGAGGTGATCAAGGAGATCGATGACATCATGGATGAGGCGGAGAGCCCGCTGGACGAGCCCGAGACCTGTGAGTCGGAGGTTATCGAGAAGGCGCGAGAGGTCCTGGGAGCGCCCCTTTATGCAGAGA AACTGCAATATTTGACCACGACACAGCTTAACGAGCTGTACATGGAGATGGAGGTGCTGATCCAGGAGCTCAGCGAGACTTTGATCAACGAGCTGGCACTGCGGGACGAGCTGGAGTTCGAGAAGGAGCTGAAGAACTCATTTATTTCCCTGCTCCTGGCCGTCCAGAACAAGAGGCGGCAATACCATGTGGAGAAAAAGCGCGGAAAGTTTCAGG GTCCCGAGCCTAAGTACTTGACCACTGTCATTCCGTATCATTTGGAGAATGGAACACCCAACAATCAGTCCTTGCAGGTTCTGATCAAAA ttCTTAAAGCCATTAATGAGGATAGTCCCACGGTGCCGGCTCTACTGACGGACTATATCCTGAAGGTGCTCTGCCCCACATAA